TTTCTGTGTAATATTGATTAGATCATCTTGTCTTCAATCATTTAAACGATTTAGATTTGTATTCATTATACACCAATCATTTTAAAATTCAATTGTTTCTGAAATTTTCTCCTGATAAAAAGTATGGTGTTGACAAAGATTTGACACGTTCAATAATACGTGCTGCTTTAGTCTTCTCTTCACCATCACGAGTCATCGCTAAATGATGTTCCAATTCACTATAGTCAAAATTAGAACTAAAGAATGTTGGTAATTCATGAACCATTCGATAATGTAGCAAAGGTCCAATTACCTCATCTCTCACCCATGGAGTCACTTCTTCAGCCCCAATATCATCAAGCATTAAAATGTTTGCTTCTCTTACGCGATGTAATTTCTTTTCAAAAGAACCATCTTTAAAGCCACCTTTTAATGTTCTAATAAATTCCGGTAAATAAATAATTGTCGAACGTACCTTCTTAGATTTGAGCTGATTCGCAATTGCACCTAGAATAAAAGATTTACCTGTCCCAAATGGACCATAAAGGTAAAGGCCTTTCACTTGTTCCCCATTAGTTATTGCTGTACAAATATCATCTGCTGCCATAGCTACATCAAGACGGTCTCGATGATTCATATAAATATCTTTCAATTTGGCATTTAAAGTATCTCGTTGCATATGATGAGATGTAATTAGCTCAGCTTCAAAGCGTTCTTCGTCGTACTTGATTTTACATGGGCATTGTAAATAGCGTATTTTAATTCGGTTATTATCAACATATAACTCAGGCACATGCCCCTTTACGAAATTTGGACAATCAGCAAATTTATGACCGTCATAATGTTTTTGTTGATCTTTATACTCTTGTAACACATTTAAGTCTTCATCAATCATAGCATTCGTTAATTCAGCTCGATGCGCTTCCAAAAATTGCTTAACATCTGGGTCATTGATTACTTCTTTTTTTATCTTTTCTATTCTTTTTTCAAAGTCCTGCGACGTGTTAATTATACTTTTAAATTGCTTCATTATTGACTGTCCTCCTCCCATTTTTTAGATAATTTATCTAGAAATGCTTGTCGATCTTGCTCTAATTGTTGATCATCTACGCTATTATCTTTAGCCGAATCTTCTTCACTAGGTTTATCTCTATTTTCTAACCATTTAGGTGTTTTTTCTTTTGAAATACGATTACGCTGCCCATAGTATGAACCACGCTTTTGGTAATTTCCGCTAGAACCCTCATTTTTAGGTTGATTAACTTTTTTAGCGTAATTATATGCTTCTTTAGCTGTCTTAATACCTTTTTTCTTCCAATTTGATGCTATTTCCAAAATATACGCTTTAGGAAGTTTCATATCTTCTTTTAACATGACAAATTGCAACAAAATATTAATGACGCCAAAAGACATTTTTTCACGTTCAATTAATTCTTCAACCATTGTCTTTTGCGATATAGTTGGTTCTGATTCAGACCAAGAAGCTAACATATCAATTGGACTCGTTTGTTCAAGTAACTCAAACCATTCATCACTTTGTGGCTTTGGATTCACTTCTGAAGATTTGCCCG
The genomic region above belongs to Staphylococcus aureus and contains:
- the dnaI gene encoding primosomal protein DnaI, giving the protein MKQFKSIINTSQDFEKRIEKIKKEVINDPDVKQFLEAHRAELTNAMIDEDLNVLQEYKDQQKHYDGHKFADCPNFVKGHVPELYVDNNRIKIRYLQCPCKIKYDEERFEAELITSHHMQRDTLNAKLKDIYMNHRDRLDVAMAADDICTAITNGEQVKGLYLYGPFGTGKSFILGAIANQLKSKKVRSTIIYLPEFIRTLKGGFKDGSFEKKLHRVREANILMLDDIGAEEVTPWVRDEVIGPLLHYRMVHELPTFFSSNFDYSELEHHLAMTRDGEEKTKAARIIERVKSLSTPYFLSGENFRNN